The following proteins are encoded in a genomic region of Deinococcus cellulosilyticus NBRC 106333 = KACC 11606:
- the trxC gene encoding thioredoxin TrxC → MNDILICARCQARNRVKQVPAGQVPVCARCQAPLPWLHDGTDQTFEQDIQAGVPVLVDFWAPWCGPCRVMGPILEEVAREQAGKVRIVKVNVDENPGLSGRFQVRSIPTLMLFRGGRMVESMVGVVQKAVLMQKLQG, encoded by the coding sequence ATGAATGACATTTTGATCTGTGCCCGGTGTCAGGCCAGAAACCGGGTGAAACAGGTGCCGGCGGGGCAGGTTCCGGTCTGCGCCCGCTGTCAGGCCCCCCTGCCCTGGCTTCACGACGGAACCGACCAGACTTTTGAACAGGACATCCAGGCCGGAGTGCCGGTGCTCGTGGATTTCTGGGCCCCCTGGTGTGGCCCCTGCCGGGTGATGGGACCCATCCTGGAAGAGGTGGCCCGGGAACAGGCAGGCAAAGTGCGCATCGTCAAGGTGAATGTCGACGAGAATCCCGGGCTGTCGGGGCGATTTCAGGTGCGCAGCATCCCGACCCTGATGCTCTTTCGTGGGGGGCGCATGGTGGAGTCCATGGTCGGTGTGGTGCAAAAAGCCGTGCTGATGCAAAAACTTCAGGGGTGA
- a CDS encoding NAD(P)/FAD-dependent oxidoreductase has translation MNVDGATREHFEVVVVGGGAAGLSAALILGRARRKTLVLDAQQPRNAPAAHAQGIFTRDGTPPLELLRIARDQLVPYGVKVSNRTATHVCPRNDGFLLTLDDQTTVQAHKILLATGMKDLLPAVPGFEALWGKAVHHCPYCHGWEVRDQAMAVYGKGTPGYLKAKLLHNWSQDLILCTDGPSGPGPTEMDHLGQLGIRVIEKPVSHLVHNGDVLQGIQFKDGSFLARQTLFLSPEQQQHSSLPAQLGCKMDPEGLQVWVDAQGQTSVPGVYAAGDMVTRAQQVMVAAASGVQAAAMLNHAFLEEGLHLKNQTRV, from the coding sequence ATGAATGTTGATGGTGCAACAAGAGAACACTTTGAAGTGGTGGTGGTGGGAGGCGGCGCAGCAGGACTCAGCGCCGCCCTCATTCTGGGCCGTGCCCGCAGAAAAACCCTGGTGCTCGATGCGCAGCAACCCCGCAATGCTCCTGCTGCCCACGCACAGGGCATCTTCACCCGGGATGGAACCCCACCTCTGGAATTGCTGCGCATCGCCAGAGACCAGCTGGTCCCTTACGGGGTCAAGGTGTCAAACCGGACAGCCACCCACGTCTGTCCCCGCAATGATGGTTTCCTCCTGACCCTCGACGACCAGACCACCGTGCAGGCCCACAAGATCCTGCTGGCCACAGGGATGAAAGACCTGTTGCCCGCTGTCCCAGGGTTTGAGGCCCTGTGGGGAAAAGCAGTCCACCACTGTCCTTACTGTCACGGCTGGGAAGTGCGGGATCAGGCCATGGCCGTGTACGGCAAAGGGACCCCGGGGTACCTCAAGGCGAAACTCCTGCACAACTGGAGCCAGGATTTGATCCTGTGCACCGATGGCCCCTCAGGGCCTGGTCCCACAGAAATGGACCACCTGGGGCAACTCGGAATCCGGGTCATCGAGAAACCCGTGTCACACCTGGTTCACAATGGCGATGTCCTGCAAGGCATTCAATTCAAAGATGGCAGCTTTCTGGCCAGGCAGACCCTTTTCCTCTCTCCAGAGCAGCAGCAACATTCCTCTCTTCCTGCACAGCTGGGATGCAAGATGGACCCTGAAGGACTCCAGGTGTGGGTGGATGCCCAGGGCCAGACCAGTGTCCCCGGGGTCTATGCAGCAGGAGACATGGTGACCCGGGCACAGCAGGTGATGGTTGCTGCAGCAAGCGGCGTGCAGGCTGCCGCCATGCTCAACCACGCTTTCCTGGAGGAAGGCCTCCATCTGAAAAATCAGACCAGGGTTTGA
- a CDS encoding DUF4386 domain-containing protein: MNKTFPSNTFLAGATGMGLLLMAFLGFYGEMFVRTRLIQSTDLTLTLQNLQASPALFRSSIATDLLVVLLDVLVALGLHLVLQKHTPHLSLLAATLRVVYAAIYGAVVVFHVILAQLLSAPEAALQAPLISMLLTGYRSGWQFALVFFGFHLLALGVAFIRASQLPTFLGLLLGVAGLSYLADSLAHLLLTDPAPVRALLLPVVALSGVVGELSLCGWLLVQWRNGSRALNMRTPSTQP, encoded by the coding sequence ATGAACAAAACCTTCCCCTCAAACACGTTCCTTGCAGGAGCCACCGGCATGGGCCTGCTGCTGATGGCCTTCCTGGGTTTTTACGGCGAAATGTTCGTTCGAACCCGCCTGATTCAGAGCACAGACCTTACGCTGACCCTGCAGAACCTGCAAGCGTCCCCTGCCTTGTTTCGCAGCAGCATCGCCACAGATCTGCTGGTGGTCCTGCTGGATGTGCTGGTGGCGCTGGGCCTTCATCTGGTGCTGCAAAAACATACACCTCACCTCAGCCTGCTCGCGGCAACACTGCGGGTGGTTTACGCTGCCATTTATGGTGCAGTCGTGGTTTTCCATGTGATCCTTGCACAACTGCTCTCTGCCCCAGAAGCAGCTTTGCAGGCCCCTCTCATTTCCATGCTGTTGACCGGATACCGCTCTGGATGGCAGTTTGCTCTGGTGTTCTTTGGGTTCCATCTGTTGGCCCTGGGTGTGGCCTTTATCCGGGCTTCCCAGTTGCCCACCTTCCTGGGCCTCCTGCTTGGTGTTGCCGGCCTCTCGTACCTCGCAGATTCCCTGGCCCACCTGCTTCTGACAGATCCTGCCCCGGTGCGGGCACTGCTGCTCCCTGTGGTGGCCCTTTCAGGTGTGGTGGGAGAACTGTCCCTGTGCGGATGGTTGCTGGTCCAGTGGCGCAATGGCTCAAGAGCCCTGAACATGAGAACCCCCTCAACCCAGCCCTGA